The Bdellovibrio bacteriovorus genomic interval GTTACAACAACCTAAGACTTTTTAAATAGAGCTTCGGCCGCAGCCTTTAAAGCAGCCGCCTTATCAATACCGCCGCCACTGCCTTTGCGCGGAGTAAAGTAGTCACAAAAGTTCGCTCGATCTTTTTCGCGAACCACATCCGCTTGTGGCTCACGACATTCATTATAAACTTTGGGATCGTAGTATTCGCAATTCTTGCACACGTGAACATCCGCTCGACAATGAGGGCACTCTTCGCGACGTCCGATGACTCCCGCAAAAGCCATCTCTTTATTGCAATTAAAGCAGAACAGCTTTCCTTCCATTATTGAGGCTTCTTATTTAAAACGTGATGAGCTTCAATATTACGGATGGTGCCCGTTGCCGAACGCATGACGATAGAATGAGTCTTTGCTTGTCCGCCTGGCATGAAACGAACACCTTTTAAAAGAGATCCGTCCGTCACACCTGTCGCGATAAACATCACAGGGCCTGAAGCCAATTCATCAATCGTAAATTTCTTTTCTAGATCCGCAACACCCATACGTTTTGCGCGCGCTTTTTCTTCATCATTTCTAAATTTCAAACGACCTTGGAAGTCTCCGCCCAAGCATTGCATGGCCGCTGCGGAAATCACGCCTTCTGGCGCGCCACCAATACCTAAAAGCAAATCAATCCCCGTGTCATTCCATCCTGTAGAGACGGCAGCCGAAACGTCACCGTCACCGATCAAGTTGATGCGAGCGCCCGTTGCGCGCGCTTCAGCAATTAATTTTTCATGGCGAGGGCGATTCAAAATAACCACAGTCATTTCGCTCACGGACTTACCTAGGGCTTTCGCGACGGCTTTGATATTTTCGGTTGCTGACTTATCGATGTCGATGTGACCTTTCGCACCAGGACCGCAAGCGATTTTATCCATGTAAGTGTCAGGTGCATGCAGGAACTTCCCTTGTTCTGCAACCGCGATAACAGAAATAGACCCTGGACCGCCTGTTGCACAGATTGTTGTTCCTTCTAAAGGATCTAAAGCGATATCTAGTTTTGGAGAATCTTCAGTCTTATGACCGACTTTTTCGCCAATATAAAGCATGGGTGCTTCGTCACGCTCACCTTCACCGATAACAACTGTGCCATCCATACGGATGTGATCGAAGGCTTTTCTCATGGCATCGACGGCGGCTTTATCAGCGGTTTTTTCTTCGCCACGTCCCACCCATGTTGCTGACGCTAAAGCTGCTGCCTCGGTTACACGTACGAATTCTAAAGCCAGGTTTCTGTCCATGAGTCACTCTCCGCCGCGGCCTTCATTTCAGCCGACAGTCTTTGTAGTTTTAAGTCCGGTCCTAATGCTACATGCACGGTCTTCGCAAGCGAACAAATTTCTTTATTACGTCCCCGCAAGCGATACTGCAAAACAATGCGATTGCCTTCAGTTCGACCCTGCACTTCAATTTCTAAATCATCGCCAAAAAAAGTCGGCTTTATATGCCGAACCTGGGTCTCGTAAACAGCAAACTGACTTGCCGACCCCGGCTTCTGATAATCCAAAAGACCCTTCGCATGCGCCCACCCTACCCGCGCTTCTTCATAAAAACGCAAATAGTTGCTATGGTGAACAATCCCCATAAGGTCTGTTTCATAAAACTGCACTTTGTGACGATGAATAAACATTGATTATTTCTAGTCTAAACGGTTAGTTTTAGTCAACCGGCGGACGCCGGCAGAGCCGAAGCGCCTTGGCGCGCAGGCTGAAGCAGCATCAGGGCCGCGAGGCCGCAGAGCGAAGGGCCCTCGGCCCGTAGCTGAAGCAGAAGCATCAACAAAGGACGATATGACAGCAACCGAGTTTCAAAAAAATCTTCCGATGAGAATCACCCTCAGTCGTATCTTCGCTGTGCCCGTTATTGTGGCAATGATGTGGCCCGACACTCTCACTTGGAATATCGCAGCTGCCGTGTTTTTCATTCTAGCTTCGATCACAGATTACTACGATGGTTACTACGCTCGTAAGTACAACGCTGTTAGCAATTTCGGTAAATTCATGGACCCGATTGCCGACAAAATTCTTGTGACAAGTGTCTTAGCCATGCTTCTAGCTCAAGGTAAAATCGATGCCTGGATGGTCATTATTATTTTGGCGCGTGACAACTTTATCGGAGGCATCCGCTCCGTTGCTGCGGCAGATCAAATCATTATCGCCGCCAAACCTGCCGGAAAATGGAAAACGGCCATGCAAATGGTGGCCATCCCTATTGTAATTATTGGAAATTTGGAGCCTTACTTGCCCTATTTGGACAAAATTGGCTACGGCGTCTTGTGGATCAGCGTCATTTTGAGTATAACCAGCGGTATCGAATACTACTTAGGTTATCTTAAAAGCCGGAAGGCTTAATGGACGGTTATGCTTTTGCATTTATCACCTAGCAATTGGTTCTTCATTTTCTTAGCTCTTTTGCTATCGAGCTATTTGAAGATTGCTTCGGCTAAAACGCAAAAGCCCGTTTCTTTCGCCAGTTCCTCTTTCAGTTCCATCCTGCGCTAATTAGTGAGCATCCACGACCTTGTTTGTCTTCTCTTTAAACTTTAAGAAGTAAAGAGGGATGAACGACAAAGAAAAGATCAACATCATTAAGAACATCAACTGAGTAAAGCTCAGCATAAAGACTTGATTCTGAATCCGTCCGTAAAGACTTCGCAAAGCAGCCTCGGATCCCGTGGCCATCCCTAAGCCTTCACTCATTTTAACTCCCAATCCGGAAGCTGAAGAGTAGTAGGCATTCTGCGTTTGCGGATTTAGCAATGACACCTTCCCCGCCAGATCCAGATAGTTTTGATGACTGTTCTTAGTTAAAAGCGTGCCGATAAGAGCAATCCCTACACTTCCACCAATTTGCCGAGCCAGATTCAACAAGCCGGAAACTTGCCCCATCTCGACACCTTTAAACTGGCTTAAGATGGAAGAGTTGATAGGCACAAATAAGAAGGCCATTCCGAATCCGCGCACAAACATCATGTTTAGCACATCTCGCTCTGAAGACTGCGGTGATAAACGTGTCATCAATAGCAAACAAATCTCTAAAGAAACCAAACCGATAAAAATTAAAATCTTCGGATTCGTCCCTTTAAACATCTGTCGTCCCACGAAAGGCATGATGGCCGCCGTTAATAAGGATCCGGGGATAAAGAGCATTCCCGTTTGAGTTGCATCCAAATGCAATGTTCGCCCCACAAAAATAGGCAAGATAAAGACGACGCCATAAAGGAAGAATCCCACCATCGCCATCAACATCACACCGTTACTAACTAACGGCTTTAAGAAAAGGCGCACATTGATGATCGGATTTTTCACGCGCAATTCCCACCATACAAAGAGTGGCAAGCTGACCACGGCGATGATCGTATTAAACACGATCATACGTGAAGCAAACCAATCTTCGGCTTCGCCGCGCTCTAAGACAAATTGCAGACATCCAATACCTAACACCAAAAAGGTCAGACCCCAGATATCAAGCTCTTGTTTTTCCTGATGCTGCCCTTCTTCTTTCGGGCGATTGAAAATCACGGCAGCACCAATGAAGAACGCGATCAAACCCAAAGGAAGATTGATATTGAAAATAGATCTCCAACCGAAATTGTCCGTCAAATATCCACCCATCGTGGGACCGAGTGTGGGACCAATCATCACACTCATCCCGAAGATCGCACCCGCGATCCCTGCTTTTTCTTTCGGGAATTGTTCATAGATTAAAGTCTGCGATGTGGGAAGAAGAGCTCCGCCCGCCAACCCTTGAAGGATACGGAAGATGGTGAGTGTCTCTAAATTCGGCGCAAGACCACAGGCGACGGACGTGCCTGTAAAAAGAAGAATACATCCCAGAAAGTAAGTCCTGCGACCAATGCGTTCCCCCAACCAAGCAGAGACCGGTAAGACAATGGCATTGGCGATCGCGTAGCCCGTGATCACCATACTGATGTCTTCCAACGTAGCCCCTAAGTTCCCCATCATAGAGGGCAAAGCCACGTTCACGATCGAGGCGTCGATGATTTCTAAAAGCGAAGCCATCACCGCCACGACTATAATCAGTACGGATTCCTTTTTCATAAAAAACGACCTTAGTGCTTATGCACCTTTACGAAAGCTGATAGACCCGCTTTTAAAGCTTCGACTTCTTCAGCCGTCACATTTTCAAATCTGATTTTTACAGGAACGCGCTGAACGACCTTAGTAAAGTTTCCGGTGGCGTTGTCTGGAGGAAGCAGTGTGAAGGTAGCACCCGTCGCAGAACTAATCGACTCGACCACTCCCACAAAACTGCGTCCCGAGATCGCATCCACATCGATATTCACGCGTTTACCGGGTTGGACTCCTTCGATTTCTGTTTCTTTGAAGTTTGCTGTCACCCATCTTTCACCCGCATCGACGAAGCCGACTAAGGGAACTCCAGGTGCTGCCAACTGACCCACCTCAACCGACTTTTTTGCAATGAAACCATCGGAAGGAGCTTTGATTTTTGTATTTTCAAAATTCAATTCAGCTTGAGCCACTTGTGCCGAAAGAGCTTCGAACTTGGCCTTCGCCTCTGCAAAGGCGGTGGAAGCGGCGTCGTATTGTTGTTGCGAAACGACACCTTTCGAGAAAAGCTCCGACAGACGTCTTTGGTTCTTTTCTAAATCCCGTTTACGGGCCTCTAAAGATGAAAGCTCCCCTTTCATCTGACGAAGAGTGTTTTGATAATCACGCTCATCCAGCTCGATCAGCAAATCACCCTTCTTCACACGCAAACCTTCCGTGACATGCACTGCCTTCACATAACCGCCGACCTTCGCGGCGATCATCACGGAGTGAGCTTCCACCTGCGCGTTGTCCGTTGTCACAAACATAAAATGTTCGTACACGAAATAGAGCGCGCCCAACACTGCTATGGCACCGATACCTGATAAAATCTTTTTCTTCTTATCCATTTTCAACCTCAATTAAAATCAACCAATTTTTGACCCGTGCTCAGCTCAAGATTCACAAGAGCTTCAATCGCCCCGATTTGCGCATTCACCGCACCGGCTTTTGCTCGATAAAGTTCCGCTTCGGCATCAAGAACATCTGTATTCGTTCTTGCTCCCACTTTTTGTCCTTCACGGGATAAACGAACGCTTTCTTCAGACTTCGCGATGTCGTTTTGACGAGCTTCAAAAACCGCGCAGTAGTACAAATATTTGCGCTTCCAGAAATCGAAGTCGCGTTTGGCTTTAAGCTCCGCCTGGCGAAGAGTTTTTTCTGCTTGATATTTTTGTTCGATGCTTTGTTTAGAGCGCGAAATCGAAGTCATGCCATCAAAGATATTCCAGGTCAGACTGATGCCGTATTGCCAAGCATCGCGGAAGCCATTTTCGTAGTCATCGAAACGGTCATTGCGGTTGTTGTAATACTGATACTGTCCAATCAAAGCCAGACGAGGCACCCAATATTTTTCCGCTGAATCTTCTTGATAACGAAACCCTTCCGCCTTTTGACGAAGAGATTGAAGATCTTTTCGCTCGTTCGAGTTAAACTCGGTCACTTTGGCAACCAATTCCGGTTTTAGTCGAGGCAGTGCCCCTTCAACTTCAGGAACATCTTGGTCTTTCCCCAAAGCTTCACTCAGGCGGGCGCGTGCGACTTCCACATTGTCAGTGGCATTAAGAAGTTCCGACTGTGCTTCACTCATTTGAACTTCCACACGCAAAACATCATAATTTGTCGATGTCCCGACTTTTTTAAATAGACGAACATCTTTAAGATGATCATTAAGTGCACGCACATTCTGTTCAGCGACGGCTTTTAATTCTTTAGCAGCTAGAGCTTTATAAAAAAGAACCACGACTTCACGCTCTACCTGAAAGCGAGTCCAATCATAATCGTTCTTTGCCGAATCTTCAAAAGCTCCAGCACTCAGATAACGGTTGGTACTGGAAAAGCCATCAAAGAGAGACCATTGCGCAGTCAGGTAAAGGTTTGTGGTCGGCACGACCTGGGGAATGGTCAGTGGAGTGTTGTTCATATTTACATCCACCAAGGCATATTTCTTATCAAAGAGATAACTGGCATTGGCCGACAAGGTCGGTAAAAAGCCAGAGTAAGTCTCGGTCTTTTTCCAGCTGCTTTCCTTATATTGGGATTCGGATTTTTGGACTTTCGGTGATTGAGTCAGGGCCTCGGTCACCGCCTCACCGAGGTTCAAGACTTGAGAGTGAGATTCTAGAGAAACGAACAAGATTAAAGAAGAGAAGATCCATTTAAGATGATTCATAAGCCACCTAACTATGTAATGGTTGTAACACAAAACCGTTTGCGTCGCAAACCATTTGTGTTACTATCAATTGAGTATTAAAAACCACACCCCTTGGTTTTCGATTGGAGGTCGACTTTGAAAAAGAATGAGGCAGGCTCAATTCCCGCATGTTATAACGGCGTACACCCTGCGCTAAAGGCCTCGTTTGGCTATTCTTTCATCAAAGCGGCCATGAAGTTTCGTACTATGCTCTCACAGGAACTAGAGAAGCATAAACTTGTGACTGCGCATATTGGGATTTTAAAGCTTCTTAGTCTCAATGGCCCAGCAAGCCAAATCGCCCTGGGTCAGGATATGGGCGTCGACAAAGCGTCCATGGTGAAATTCTTGGATGGACTAGAAAAGATGAAGTGGGTTCGCCGAGTTCCAGACAAAGTTGACCGACGCATTAAGCTTGTGGAAATCACCTCAAAAGGCGCCGAGGGATTAAAGAAAGTATTGGATGTACATTCGACCGTCACCAACGAGTTTCTAAGTCCGCTATCTGCCAAGGAACGCCAGACTCTTCATGAGATGCTGAATAAGCTCACTTAACTTATTGATAGGATTTCAAGATTTTCCGCAACAGCCATTGCGCTGAATAGTCTGAATAGCTTTCTCGAAGCTTTCTGGACTGATAGATGACTTTTTCGACAGAGCACACTTTGTTTGCACTGAATCCATACTTAAATCTACAGCATCGAGTGTGGGATAAATTCGTTTATAGAAATCAAACTCCAAATTCGACATCACCAAGTAATCGATGCGGCCCTTCAAAATCTTTTGAATATTGCTTTCGTTGGTTGGTGCATCTTCACGCAGGATCTGTTTCTTTGCAAAATATGGATCTAGATTTTGATAGATGAAATTTAAAACAGTCCCGACACGTGCGCCATAAAGATCGCTGATGCTTTTGATGGGCTTGCTATCGATGTGGACAATAAGGTTGCGACTTTCATAGAGGTCGTCACTCCAGTACACATCATCCTTAATCGCCGGTTGCCAAACTTCGTTCAGATGACAAAGAACATCTATACTGCCCTGTTTCAGATTTTCGGCGACACGTATTTTCGGCAGAAGAATAAACTGAGGTTCACGCTTAAGTTCTTTGGCCAAAGCTTCACCAAGATCTTTAAGGACCCCCTCTTGCAAAACCTGCCCTTGCGGCAATCGGGTCACTCCCAATAATGGCATCGCATAGTTGGAGTTCACGCCATAACGAAGCACCTGTTTTTCTTTTGCAAAAACACAGCAAGAAAAAAGAACGACTGATAGAATCACACCCAACTTCATATTCACGCCTGAGACTATAGAGTATGACTTCTATGTCACCGAAAAAGACGAAACAGTGCCGACTTTCTTTAAGTCTTATTGTTTGCGCACAACTGGAACCGAAAGAGTCCCATCAATTACCCATCCAAGATGGGGTCAAACCCATGGAGATTTTTACAACAAATGGAACAGCGTAAATTGTTTATTTCATGAAGGAATTTCATTCTAACGGAAGTACATGGAACACTC includes:
- the glpX gene encoding class II fructose-bisphosphatase, with amino-acid sequence MDRNLALEFVRVTEAAALASATWVGRGEEKTADKAAVDAMRKAFDHIRMDGTVVIGEGERDEAPMLYIGEKVGHKTEDSPKLDIALDPLEGTTICATGGPGSISVIAVAEQGKFLHAPDTYMDKIACGPGAKGHIDIDKSATENIKAVAKALGKSVSEMTVVILNRPRHEKLIAEARATGARINLIGDGDVSAAVSTGWNDTGIDLLLGIGGAPEGVISAAAMQCLGGDFQGRLKFRNDEEKARAKRMGVADLEKKFTIDELASGPVMFIATGVTDGSLLKGVRFMPGGQAKTHSIVMRSATGTIRNIEAHHVLNKKPQ
- a CDS encoding acyl-CoA thioesterase, translating into MFIHRHKVQFYETDLMGIVHHSNYLRFYEEARVGWAHAKGLLDYQKPGSASQFAVYETQVRHIKPTFFGDDLEIEVQGRTEGNRIVLQYRLRGRNKEICSLAKTVHVALGPDLKLQRLSAEMKAAAESDSWTETWL
- the pgsA gene encoding CDP-diacylglycerol--glycerol-3-phosphate 3-phosphatidyltransferase, translating into MTATEFQKNLPMRITLSRIFAVPVIVAMMWPDTLTWNIAAAVFFILASITDYYDGYYARKYNAVSNFGKFMDPIADKILVTSVLAMLLAQGKIDAWMVIIILARDNFIGGIRSVAAADQIIIAAKPAGKWKTAMQMVAIPIVIIGNLEPYLPYLDKIGYGVLWISVILSITSGIEYYLGYLKSRKA
- a CDS encoding DHA2 family efflux MFS transporter permease subunit produces the protein MKKESVLIIVVAVMASLLEIIDASIVNVALPSMMGNLGATLEDISMVITGYAIANAIVLPVSAWLGERIGRRTYFLGCILLFTGTSVACGLAPNLETLTIFRILQGLAGGALLPTSQTLIYEQFPKEKAGIAGAIFGMSVMIGPTLGPTMGGYLTDNFGWRSIFNINLPLGLIAFFIGAAVIFNRPKEEGQHQEKQELDIWGLTFLVLGIGCLQFVLERGEAEDWFASRMIVFNTIIAVVSLPLFVWWELRVKNPIINVRLFLKPLVSNGVMLMAMVGFFLYGVVFILPIFVGRTLHLDATQTGMLFIPGSLLTAAIMPFVGRQMFKGTNPKILIFIGLVSLEICLLLMTRLSPQSSERDVLNMMFVRGFGMAFLFVPINSSILSQFKGVEMGQVSGLLNLARQIGGSVGIALIGTLLTKNSHQNYLDLAGKVSLLNPQTQNAYYSSASGLGVKMSEGLGMATGSEAALRSLYGRIQNQVFMLSFTQLMFLMMLIFSLSFIPLYFLKFKEKTNKVVDAH
- a CDS encoding HlyD family secretion protein translates to MDKKKKILSGIGAIAVLGALYFVYEHFMFVTTDNAQVEAHSVMIAAKVGGYVKAVHVTEGLRVKKGDLLIELDERDYQNTLRQMKGELSSLEARKRDLEKNQRRLSELFSKGVVSQQQYDAASTAFAEAKAKFEALSAQVAQAELNFENTKIKAPSDGFIAKKSVEVGQLAAPGVPLVGFVDAGERWVTANFKETEIEGVQPGKRVNIDVDAISGRSFVGVVESISSATGATFTLLPPDNATGNFTKVVQRVPVKIRFENVTAEEVEALKAGLSAFVKVHKH
- a CDS encoding TolC family protein, with translation MNHLKWIFSSLILFVSLESHSQVLNLGEAVTEALTQSPKVQKSESQYKESSWKKTETYSGFLPTLSANASYLFDKKYALVDVNMNNTPLTIPQVVPTTNLYLTAQWSLFDGFSSTNRYLSAGAFEDSAKNDYDWTRFQVEREVVVLFYKALAAKELKAVAEQNVRALNDHLKDVRLFKKVGTSTNYDVLRVEVQMSEAQSELLNATDNVEVARARLSEALGKDQDVPEVEGALPRLKPELVAKVTEFNSNERKDLQSLRQKAEGFRYQEDSAEKYWVPRLALIGQYQYYNNRNDRFDDYENGFRDAWQYGISLTWNIFDGMTSISRSKQSIEQKYQAEKTLRQAELKAKRDFDFWKRKYLYYCAVFEARQNDIAKSEESVRLSREGQKVGARTNTDVLDAEAELYRAKAGAVNAQIGAIEALVNLELSTGQKLVDFN
- a CDS encoding MarR family winged helix-turn-helix transcriptional regulator, yielding MKKNEAGSIPACYNGVHPALKASFGYSFIKAAMKFRTMLSQELEKHKLVTAHIGILKLLSLNGPASQIALGQDMGVDKASMVKFLDGLEKMKWVRRVPDKVDRRIKLVEITSKGAEGLKKVLDVHSTVTNEFLSPLSAKERQTLHEMLNKLT
- a CDS encoding substrate-binding periplasmic protein is translated as MKLGVILSVVLFSCCVFAKEKQVLRYGVNSNYAMPLLGVTRLPQGQVLQEGVLKDLGEALAKELKREPQFILLPKIRVAENLKQGSIDVLCHLNEVWQPAIKDDVYWSDDLYESRNLIVHIDSKPIKSISDLYGARVGTVLNFIYQNLDPYFAKKQILREDAPTNESNIQKILKGRIDYLVMSNLEFDFYKRIYPTLDAVDLSMDSVQTKCALSKKSSISPESFEKAIQTIQRNGCCGKS